The sequence AATCCTAAAGCTGCAAAGGACCAGAAGAATCGGCTTTAGTGTAACAAGTGTCTGCGGCACATCGATCTAAAGTAGGAAATCTAGGAAATAGAAATCATTTCGGATAGCTAGGAGGAGGAAAGTAAGAGAATTCTTCCTACAGCTCTGCTTTCTTGTATCTTACTCTCTCTCGTGAGCTGATTTAGCTTTCCGAGCGCAGTATCGAAGTTCGAACTCCGCCGAAGCTGATCTTGAGGAGAAACTTGTGAAAATAATGTCCACTATGACTGGTGAGGCGAGCTTTTCATCTGGAAATAACAACATGCTATCTACAGGAGGAGTTGCATCAAACCCTACCCAGTCGGTCCCAGTGAAGAGAAAAAGGAACCTTCCAGGCACTCCAGGTAATTATCCGTGCGCGCCCTCGTTTTGTAAAATTTTCGAAAATATTTAACCCCGAAGTTTCAGGCTATCTATACATTTATGTAAAGATTTGAACGGCGGCTGTTTATTTGCAGACCCAGAAGCCGAAGTTGTAGCTTTGTCGCCCAagacattgatggcaacaaacaGATTCGTGTGCGAAATCTGCAACAAGGGGTTCCAGCGCGACCAAAACCTGCAACTTCACAGGCGAGGGCATAATCTGCCATGGAAGCTGCGGCAAAGAACTAGCAAGGAGATAAAGAAGAGAGTGTACATATGCCCCGAGACATCGTGCGTGCACCATGATCCATCCAGGGCACTCGGCGACCTTACCGGAATCAAAAAGCACTACTGTCGGAAACACGGCGAAAAGAAATGGAAGTGCGATAAGTGTTCGAAGCGATACGCTGTCCAATCCGACTGGAAAGCCCATTCCAAAACCTGCGGCACCCGAGAGTACAGATGCGACTGCGGAACTCTATTCTCAAGGTAAGCATTTTTTGTCTTCCGACGAAATCTCTGCCGTCATTCTCTATATTGTCTGTTAGCAATATCATTCATAGATCAGAAACAATGAACTTTGTTTACAGACTGTTTTTTTAAAAGTAGTTTGCCTCGGCACAGTTCATAAAATGGCGAAGCAGAAAAAAAAAGCAACCAAAAGAACATTTTGATGAACAGCTTCATGTCAATAGTAATTATTTTCAAAATTCCTTGGCACTGACATCCAGTGACCTTCCATTAGCTAATAACCTGCTGTCGACCTCGTGAGTGTCTGTCGTATTTCTTTCAAAATTAAATCCTAAGTTCTATCGAGTGAGCGAATGATAAAACTAGATCCATATGGTTGCCGACATCGCTGTTTATGCCTTCTTTTAACTGAAGTTGGTAAAATTATGCCACCCAGAAGTTTTTCACGTTCACAGCTGCCAACCCATGTGTAAACAAACTACTTCAATAACATTTAGGTTTGTATCAGCATTTATTGATTCATTCAATGTGCAACAGTGTTTATGTGTTTGTCAATGCACGATCGGCTTCATTTGCGCTTATAAATTTACTTATTGTTTTGTATTTAAATTGAATGACTTGCGAGctataaaaaatcagggtcagtggTTCTAAATTTGGACATGGAGATTCTTTCAGAGTAATTAGGGGAGATCCTCAATTTGTGCATTTTCTCTGTGAACAGGAGAGACAGCTTCATCACCCACAGGGCTTTCTGTGACGCCTTGGCCGAAGAAAGCGCAAGAATTTCTGGTGGAATAACTACAGAAGGTGGCCAAATACATAATCCTTTAGCCGTTGGGCAGGGAGGAACAGTTGCTGCAATGCCTCATGTAATGGGGGCTCCTCCTTCGCCTGGAAGAAGTAATATGTCGAGACTTGGAGTAGCCACTGCATTAGAGGCCCAATATAATCCATCATTCTTTAGACAATCGTTcggtaacaatgcagtatcatctGGGGAGATGAACTCGAGGCCTGGGCTGTCGTTGTGGTTAGGACAAGGTCCAGGAGATCAACAGGCCACTAGAGGGGGCAATATGAATCCAATGGAGGTGGCAGCTTCTGGGTTTTTCGCTCAGCCGCCCAAAAACATGTTTGGGTCTTCAGATTATGATGAGTCTCAAGGGCCAAAGCCTTTATCTGCTTTGTTGCCAATGCCGCCTTCTAATTCTGGAAGCCTCTATCCCAATCTCTTCGCATCAGCCCCCATGAATGCAACTCCTTCCAATCTACAGCAGGGTGGAAATAGTGAAAACTATGGAGGATCAGGAATCACCAACTGGAATGACAGAAGCACCGCTAGTGCTCGGCTTTCCTTATCAACTTCCTCTGGATTGATGAGTAGCTCATCTTCTGGTAATAATAATGTGAATGACGGCGGGAATCTCAATACCAGTTCTATGAACTACAGTAGTCAACAGCATGGGCACAGCGCCCAGATGTCTGCAACTGCCTTGCTCCAGAAAGCTGCACAAATGGGTGCAACTTCTAGCAGTTCTTCCTTGCTCAGAGGATTCGGCATGCCTGGATCAAATTCTACTTCAGTGGGTCTGGGATTGTCATGGCAAGGAACACCTCAAGACCACCAGAGACCCCAAGGAGCGGTTCCAATGAATAATACTAGCTTGCAGGGGTCTCAGAATTTGAACCCCTTTATGAAAGGGACAATGGATCATCATCATCATGTAACCGAAGGTGGTTCCAACTTCCAACGCACCCAGTCATTCAGTGGCAGCACCAGGTCATCAGAGAATGTGGGCCTTCACGATCTGATGAATTCTTTGTCTGGGGATGGCAGTGGACTCACTACTGCGGGCAGCTTGAATGCCATGCAGTCTGCTTTTGGGGCAAGCATGGGAGATTGTGGGACCTTCTCACCCATGAATATGATTCCTGCTAGAGCCAATATGAATCCTGTTAAGGAAAATCTTGAACAATCTCTCCAAAGAAGCTCACAAGAGATGATGATGATACAAGGAGGAATGGGTATGGGTAATCCTGCTAGGAACGAAGATGGGTCGGCAGATGGATTGACCAGAGATTTTCTAGGCGTTGGTGGAGTCCAAGTTGGAGGAATACATGGAAGGACTTTCTCCCAGCGGGATCATGACCTTGCAGCCACTTTCACTTCACTAAGTTCAGGAATAAACATCACCTCATTTAATAACCACAGAGCTTAAAGATCGCAGTCATTTCCTATCAATCATGTCCATTAACCTGTAAGATCGTGGGATGCCGCCGTATCCATTTAATTTTTCTGATCGACTTCACATGGAAACCACTGATTCAGAAGCAGaaccagcagcattgctcaccccAACTCTCAGATTTCAACAGATTATCATTCAATGTGGGGTAAGTTCTGTATGATTATCAAGAATTGTTTAAAAAGTTTACACATTCAATCTCTGAAGTAGCATTTACAATGCAACATAGAtagttggaaaaaaaaaaaaaaaattgttgtctgcTTTCTAATAAAAATCCTTATTGATTAGACCTCTAATTTCTCACCTTTTTAAGGTAGATTCTATATCTTTGAACTGACCTCTAATTGAGACCTCGACCTCGACTTCGAAGCGTCTGTGAATTGATTCAACCGATGGATTTAAGGAAAACCATACCAATTTATCAACTTAAGCACTGTGCCAGGCAATGGTACAAAACAGCGTGCAGGTTTTTCGTAGAGTTGCTTTCTCTGCTAATCGAACAGGCTTGAGAATCGATTTGTCATCCGTCTCCCAGAGATTCTATCTTTCGTACCCAACGTTGACGTTAATCAAATAGCCTAACATAGACTTTAAAAAGCCTAAGTGAGTGACTAGGATAAATCTTCTTCCTGTTACTGTGATAATATTCGGATACGCTTCCCTAGTTCTGTCTCTCGACAGTATGCTTCACGTGAGCATTCCATCG is a genomic window of Cryptomeria japonica chromosome 7, Sugi_1.0, whole genome shotgun sequence containing:
- the LOC131044481 gene encoding zinc finger protein BALDIBIS, coding for MSTMTGEASFSSGNNNMLSTGGVASNPTQSVPVKRKRNLPGTPDPEAEVVALSPKTLMATNRFVCEICNKGFQRDQNLQLHRRGHNLPWKLRQRTSKEIKKRVYICPETSCVHHDPSRALGDLTGIKKHYCRKHGEKKWKCDKCSKRYAVQSDWKAHSKTCGTREYRCDCGTLFSRRDSFITHRAFCDALAEESARISGGITTEGGQIHNPLAVGQGGTVAAMPHVMGAPPSPGRSNMSRLGVATALEAQYNPSFFRQSFGNNAVSSGEMNSRPGLSLWLGQGPGDQQATRGGNMNPMEVAASGFFAQPPKNMFGSSDYDESQGPKPLSALLPMPPSNSGSLYPNLFASAPMNATPSNLQQGGNSENYGGSGITNWNDRSTASARLSLSTSSGLMSSSSSGNNNVNDGGNLNTSSMNYSSQQHGHSAQMSATALLQKAAQMGATSSSSSLLRGFGMPGSNSTSVGLGLSWQGTPQDHQRPQGAVPMNNTSLQGSQNLNPFMKGTMDHHHHVTEGGSNFQRTQSFSGSTRSSENVGLHDLMNSLSGDGSGLTTAGSLNAMQSAFGASMGDCGTFSPMNMIPARANMNPVKENLEQSLQRSSQEMMMIQGGMGMGNPARNEDGSADGLTRDFLGVGGVQVGGIHGRTFSQRDHDLAATFTSLSSGINITSFNNHRA